In the Flavobacterium sp. 90 genome, TCCATTTTAATGACTTCTTTGACGTATTCATAAAAATCAAGTTTGAATAATCAGAAATGAAAAAAAATAAACCTAATATTTTGTTAATATAGAAAAAATGTTTTACACTTGTAGTCAAAATAACCATAAGATAAGTTCAACTTGACTATAAGTTAAAAAAGGACAAATCTATAACTAACTTAAAATACCACCAAATGTTTTTTTTAGGAATTGATTTAGGAAGCTCTTCAGTAAAATTATCTGTATTTGATGCAGAGAAAGGGATAACTATTGGAGCAATTAGTGTTCCTGATTTTGAAATGCCAATTGTTGCCCCAAAATTTGGTTGGGCAGAACAAGATCCGGAATCCTGGTGGCAATTTGTAAAAGACGGAATCAAACAATTGGGTTCAAAATCTAATATTGATCTAAAGAAAATTGCAGGAATTGGAATTGCCTATCAAATGCATGGTTTGGTTTTGACCGATGAAAATTTAAATCCCGTTCGCTCTTCAATCATTTGGTGTGACAGTCGCGCTGCAAGTATTGGAGATGAAGTTTATAACAAAATGGGAACTGTAAATTGTCAGCAGGAAATTTTAGGAAGTCCCGGAAACTTTACCGCTTCAAAATTAAAATGGGTAAAAGACAATGAGCCTGAAATTTTCGCGAAAGCAAAATACATGATGCTTCCGGGAGATTTTATTGCAGCCAAATTATCAAAAGTAGCACAAATAAGCACTTCAGGTTTATCAGAAGCTGCTTTATGGAATTTCCCAGAAGGAAAACTGGCAACGAAAATCCTTTCTCAAATGGGATTATCATCGGATATCGTTCCGGAAATCGTTTCAAGTTTTGGAGTTCAAGCTACAATTCACTTAGAAATAGCACAAGAATTAGGATTAAATCCTGATGCAAAAATAACCTACAGAGCAGGAGATCAACCTAACAATGCTTTGTCATTGAATGTTTTGAAACCTGGGGAAATCGCTACAACAGCCGGAACTTCGGCAGTAGTTTATGCCGTAAGCGATGAAGATGTTTACGATAAAAAAAACAGAATCAATACTTTTTTACACGTCAATAATACCGAAGCCGAAAAACGTAACGGTGTTTTGTTGTGTATTAACGGTTCCGGAATTTTATACCAATGGTTACGTAAAATCATGTCTGTTGACAGAACTGATTTAATCGCCTACGAAAAACTAAATGCCGAAGCTGCAAAAGTTGAAGCAGGAAGTAACGGACTTCGTTTTTATCCTTTCGGAAATGGTGTAGAACGTATTTTCAATAATAAAAATGCAACTTCAGGAATTCAGAATTTAAACTTCAATATTCATCAACCGTCACATTTAGTGCGCGCTGCCTGCGAAGGAATTGTGTTTGCCATGAACTACGGTTTTGATGTTATGAAAGAAATTGGAGTTTCCGGAAACGTAGTGAGAGCAGGAAATTCAAACTTGTTTTTGAGTCCGGTTTTTAGAGAAATCTTCACGAATACTACACAAACTACTTTAGAATTATACAATACTTCAGGAGCAGAAGGTGCTGCAAGAGGCGCTGCTTTTGGTTTAGGATATTACAATTCGCTGGAAGAAGCTTTTCAGGGATTGCAATGTCTGGATAGAATTGAACCTAATAAAATCCTGACAAGTCAATATCAGGATTTATATCAAGAATGGAAAAGTCAAATTAAAATAGAACAATAAGAATGAGCACAACTAATCAATATTTTAAAAACATCGATACGATAAAATTCGAAGGAAGAGAAAGTGATAACCCACTAGCTTTTAAATGGTATGATGAAAATCGTATCGTTGCGGGAAAAACATTAAAAGAGCATTTGCGTTTTTCGATGGCGTACTGGCATACGTTATGTAACACAGGTGGAGATCCGTTTGGAGCTTCGACTGAAACATTTTCCTGGGATAAAAATGAGAATGTAATTCTAAGAGCAAAGGACAAAATGGATGCTGCTTTTGAATTCATGACAAAATTAGGTTTGCCTTATTATTGTTTTCATGATGTTGATGTTGTTGATGATGCGCCAACATTGGCAGAATTTGAAACTCGTATTCAAACAATGGTTGAATATGCAAAACAAAAACAACAAGAATCAGGTATTAAATTGTTGTGGGGAACTTCAAACTTGTTCAGCAATCCTCGCTATATGAACGGTGCTGCAACGAATCCAAACTTTGATGTTTTGGCTTATGCAGGAGCTCAGGCAAAAATCGCAATCGATGCAACTATTGCACTTGGAGGTGAAAATTATGTTTTCTGGGGAGGTCGTGAAGGATATATGAGTTTGTTGAACACAGACATGAAAAGAGAATTGGACCACTTGGGAAGATTCTTGAATACTTGTAAAGATTATGCTCGCAAAGAAGGTTTTAAAGGAAATTTCCTGATCGAACCAAAACCTATGGAACCTACAAAACATCAATATGATTATGATGCAGCGACTTCATTAGGATTCATCAATAAATACGGACTTCAAAATGATTTCAAATTGAATCTTGAAGTAAACCACGCAACTCTTGCAGGACATTCTTTTGAGCACGAATTGCAAGTTGCAGTTGATGCTGGAATGTTAGGAAGTATCGATGCAAACAGAGGAGATTATCAAAATGGTTGGGACACAGATCAGTTCCCAATAAATCTTCAGGAAGTTACACAAGCTATGTTAGTTATCCTTGAAGGTGGAGGAATTCAAGGCGGAGGTGTAAACTTTGACGCTAAAGTGAGAAGAAATTCAATCGATTTAGAAGATAAATTCATTGCACACATTTCAGGAATGGATGTTTTTGCAAGAGGATTAATCTGCGCAGATCAGATACTACAAAATACAGATTACAAAAAATTACGCACACAGCGTTACAGTTCATTTGATGCCGGAAACGGAGCAAAGTTCGAAAACGGAGAATTATCTCTTGAAGATCTTAGCAAAATTGCCCGCGCAAGTGGAGAACCTCAACCATTAAGTGGTAGACAAGAATTATTCGAACAGATTATTTCGAATGCATACTAAATAAATTATAAGGTAACTAACTATAAATTTAAACCAATTCTTAACTATTATGAAAAGCAAACATTGTCTTAAAACAACATCGCTCTCGTTCTGCATGGCGCTGTTGCTTAGTGTATTTACGATGCAGTCCGGTTTTGCGCAACAGCAATCCCAGGTTGTAAGCGGAAACGTAAAATCAGCAGAAGACGGTATGGGAGTTCCGGGTGCTACAGTTGCTATTGAAGGAACTAAGACGGGAACATCAACAGATTTTGATGGAAATTTTAAGCTTGAAGCAAAAGAAGGCAGCGTAATTGTAATCAGTTTTATGGGATTTAAACCTCAGCGTGTAACCGTTGGAACTCAAAAAACGATTAATGTTACTTTACAAACAGAAGCAGCAGATCTTAAAGAGGTTGTCGTGATTGGGTACGGTTCTCAAAAGAAAACTCTTGTAACCAATGCTGTTACGCAGGTTAGTGGTGATAATCTTGCCAAAACCAATACTACAAATGCATTGCAGGCACTTCAGGGGCAAGCAGCTGGACTTCAAATTACTTCTACTTCAGGACAACCGGGAGAAGCTTTGAAGGTAGTTATTAGAGGTGTAGGTTCTGTAGCAGGAAGTAGTCCGCTATATGTAGTAGACGGAATACTTACGGGAGATATTTCTTATTTAAGCAATTCAGATATTGAATCTATTTCTGTTTTAAAAGATGCTGCATCAGCTGCTATTTATGGTTCTCAGGCTGCAAATGGAGTTGTTTTAGTAACAACAAAAAAAGGTAAAAGAGGAACTGCGGGAAAAATCACTTTCGATCAATATTACGGTGTACAATCTGTAGCGAGAAAAGTTGATTTATTGAATGCAACTGAATATGCAACAATATTAAATGAAGCAGCAGTAAACTCTGGTAAAAATCCATATTTTACAAATAGCCAAATTGCAGGACTAGGAAACGGAACAAACTGGATGGATAAAATGTTTACCGATAATGCTGCAACAAAAAACTTCTCATTTGGTGCTTCAGGTGGTTCAGATGCTTCAGTTTATTCTACATCATTGGCTTACTTAGGACAAGAAGGAGTTGTAGGAGGACCGGACCTTTCAGATTATCAACGTTATAATTTCAGATTCAATTCAGAACATAAATTATACAAAGATGTTGTTACAATTGGTCAAAATTTAAGCTTTGCTTATGTAGATAAAAACGGAATTGGTGTTGGAAATCAATACAGCAACTCTTTAAGAAGTGCTTTTCAGGTTTCGCCTTTATTACCAATGTACGATTCAAACGGAAATTATTTTGATACGACAAACAGCACGGAGCCTTGGTTAGCTGGTACAGCAAATCCTTACGCGTTAATGAAGTATACAAATCAAAATGAAAGTAATAATCAAAAATTATTAGGGAATGTTTATTTGCAAATTGAACCTATAAAAAACTTAACATTCAAGACTACTTTGGGTCTTGATTATTATGTATCCGAAGGACATGCATATACTCCTGTATACAGATTGTCAATTTATGCAAACACCGCTTTTGATAAAGTAAATCAAAACATGAGCAAAAATAAAAGTATTACATGGGATAACTTAGTGTCTTATAAATTTAATGTTGCTAGTAATCATCATGTTGAAGCTATGCTAGGTACCTCGTTTATTAAGTACGATGGAACATCTGTAGATGTTACAAATGCAGATTCTGTTTTTAATGATTTAGAACATGCATGGATTGATAATACAACGAACAAAGACGGAGCTAAAATTGCTATTAAAGGTAAAAAAGAAGAAAATAGACTGATGTCTTATTTTGGAAGATTAAACTACAACTTTAACGAAAAATACTTATTGAACGCAACACTTAGAGCGGATGGTTCATCAAAATTTGCTCCGGGAAATCAATGGGGTTATTTCCCTTCAGTATCTGGAGGTTGGGTAGCTTCAAATGAAGAATTTCTAAGAGATTCAAAAGTATTAAATTTCCTTAAATTAAGAGCAAGTTGGGGTCAGGTAGGTAATCAAAGTATTAGATCGTTTCAGTATTTGTCATTAATTAAATCAAATAATACAAATTATACTTTTGGTGATACAGAAGGTGTACTTACGCCTGGAGCTTATCCACAGAATTTATCAAATACAAATGTAAAATGGGAAACTTCAGAGCAAATTGACCTTGGTTTAGATGCAAGATTTTTAAACAATGCATTGAATGTAAGTTTTGATGTTTACCAAAAAACAAATAAAAACTGGTTAGTTCTTGCTCCAATTTTAGCTACTGCCGGTGCTGATGCTCCATTTATTAACGGTGGAGATGTTGTAAATAAAGGGGTTGAGTTAAGTTTAAATTACCAAAATAAAATTGGAGATTTTAATTACAGCATAAGTGCAAACGGTGCTTATAATAAAAACGAAGTAGGTAAAATACCAACAATCGATGGTCTTATTCACGGATTAAGTAATGAACTTTATGATAATGCCGGTGAATTTTACAGAGCACAAAACGGACAACCTTTAGGTTATTTCTGGGGATATAAAACAGGTGGTGTTTTTCAAAATCAAGCACAAATCGATAATTATAAATCAGCAAATGGTGTAGTATTACAACCTAATGCAGCTCCCGGAGATCTTATTTATGTAAATACTAATGGTGATGATAAAATAGATGGTACTGATAAAACGAATATTGGAAATCCAAATCCTGACTTTACTTATGGATTCTCTTTATCAGGTAGTTACAAAGCTTTTGATTTTTCATTAATGGCAAATGGTGTAGCAGGAAATCAAATTGTACAATCGTATAGAAACCAAGCAGGTGCTTACGGAAACTATACTTCTGCAATATTAGATCGCTGGCATGGAGAAGGTTCTTCAAACACAATTCCAAGAGTAACAGAAGACAATAGAAACTTCACACAATTTTCAGATTTGTATGTTCAGAATGGTGATTTCTTAAGAATTAGTACTGTAACATTAGGATTTGATTTAGCAAAAATGAAACAATCAAAACCATTTTTTGCAAGTCAGTTCAGAGTGTATTTCTCAGTATTAAACCTTTACACTTTTACGAAATATAACGGTATGGATCCTGAAATTGGATTTGGTTCTTCAAACGATGACCAAAAATTCTCATCAGGAGTTGATGTAGGTTACTATCCACGCCCAAGAACATTCATGTTAGGATTAAATGTTAAACTTTAATAAATAAAAAGATGAAAAATACCTATCTATATATTTTCTGTTTGACACTATTGTCATTGGGTTCTTGTAGTTTAGAAACAGAACCATTGGTACAACAAACAGATACAAATTTTTATAAAACAACAGATGACGCCTTTTCAGCATTAGTAGGTTGTTATGATGGTTTGCAAGTTGCAACCGGAGCCAGTGGTTTGGGAGTTCCTGTAATTAGTGAAGTAATGTCTGACGATTGTTTTGGCGGAACCGGAAATTCTGATGGTTACAATTATGCTGCAATCGATGAATTTGATATTTCACGTTCACCTTCAGATGTTGATATGCTTAACGGTAACTGGATTGCTTATTACAAAGCGCTTTATCGTTGTAATGTTTTCTTATCGAAAATGGATCAGATTGACTGGAAAGGTGATACAGCTTTAAAGAATACATATACATCTGAAACGAGATTTATCAGAGCTTATTTATATTTTGAAATGGCACGTTTATGGGGAAGTGTTCCTTTGTTAACAGCTCCTTCTTCTGATAATATACCGCAAGCAGCTCCAGAAGAAATTTATAAAGTAATTGCCGAAGATTTAGTATTTGCATCAAACAATTTACCTTCAGTTGCTTATAATGCTACAACAAGCGGACGTATTACAAAATGGGCAGCAAAATCTTTACTTGGACGTGTTTATTTATATTATACAGGATACTACGGAAAAACTGATTTAGCAGGAGTAGTTACTAAAGCACAAGCTTTAGGACATCTTGAAGATGTTATTGCATCAAGTGGTCACGGTTTAGTAGATGATTTTTCTACTTTATGGCCAGCAGCTTCAGTTGATAAATATGCAGGAGAAGGCAATAAAGAAATCGTGTTCTCTGTGAAATATTCTTATACAAGTGATTATAACGGAAATACGGATGGAAACCACTGGATGGTAATGTTCGGGATGAGAGAATTTTCATCTTACCCTTACGGACGTGGTTGGGGAGTTACAGTAAACTCTAAATTATGGAAAGCCTACAGCGCAACAGATACAAGACGTACAGCAAGTGTAATTGGAATCGATGAAGAAAAAATAAAATTCGATAAAATCAATAATCAAAGAGAATACACAGGATATTACAATAAGAAATATTCGCCAATGGTTGACAAAGACGGTAAAGATATGCCACTAGTTATGGGAAGTCAATATTGGGATATAGGTCAATTTCAGGATTATGTTGTGTTAAGATATGCAGATGTTTTGTTAATGGCAGCTGAATTAGGAAGCGGAAGTGCGCAGACTTATTTTGATAATGTGAGAAGAAGAGCTTACAAAGATAATTTTACAGCTTTACCTGTAAATGCTGATAATATCTTAAACGAAAGACATCTGGAATTTGCTCTTGAAGGAATTAGATATTGGGATTTATTACGTCAGGGTGTTGGAAAAGCTTCTACTACAATTGCAGAAACTACAACATTATTAAATGGTGGAGTTGCCGCTACAAAAACAATTTCGGCAGCTAAAATCCAAGCTACAAAAGGACTACAACAAATTCCAAATACACAGATTACATTATCTGGAGGAGTTTTGAAACAAAATGCAGGTTGGTAATCTTAACTAAAAAAGGAAAGAAATGAAAAATATTAAATTATTAGTTACATCATTTTTGATGCTTGCGTTAATGCTTGTATCATCTTGTTCTCCGGAAACGTATTCTTTGGACGCACCGATGGATAAATCGGATATACATTTTGAAATTACTCAGGATTTAGTCGCAGATCCGGGAGGAAATACTGTAATCATGAAAAACACAACTCCCGGAGTTGTACTGAATTGGGATTATGGTACAGGGAAATCCAGTAAAGCGGTAGAAACTGTAAAATATGCCTTTAAAGGAAGTTACACGATTAAAATTTCTGCAGTAACCGGCGGTGGTATTGTTGCATTAGATCCAGTAACAATTACAGTAAATAAAGACAACTTAAACTATGTTAATGATCCACTTTGGACAGCATTATCAGGCGGAGTTGGTAAAAAGAAATCTTGGGTAACAGACAATGGTAAATATGGATTAGCTCCTGGTGCAATGTCTTATGCAGATCCAAGCACAACTGTAGAATGGGGTAACTTTACTCCAAACTGGGAACCTGAAGGAAATGCCAACTCAAGTACAAATGCAGATATGCACTGGGGAAGATACATGACATTCAGCCTTGAAGGAGGACCTTTTATGACCATTCATGAAGCTGATGGAACAACGATCGAAAACGGATCTTATTTCTTAGACATCAATGCACATACTTTAACAACAACAGGAACAACAATCCTAAGACCAGATAATTATATTGCAAACGCAAGTAACTGGAGTGATAATATTAAAGTATTAAAATTAACAGACAATCAGTTAAGAATTGCTGTAAAAAGAACCAATAGCGAAGGTCCTTGGTGGTATATCTGGAATTTTGTTTCTAAAGATTATGCTGATAATTATGTTCCTCCGGTTACAGTACCAGTTGTTGACGAAGGTTTCAATCCAACTTTTGCACCGGGAGAATTATTGACAATGCTTACAGGTGGAGCCGGAGCAGGAAGAGTTTGGAATCTGGACGGAAAAGGAAATCCAATTGACTGGGTTGGAAAAGGAAAAGGCTGGACGGTTGATTCTACG is a window encoding:
- a CDS encoding FGGY family carbohydrate kinase; this encodes MFFLGIDLGSSSVKLSVFDAEKGITIGAISVPDFEMPIVAPKFGWAEQDPESWWQFVKDGIKQLGSKSNIDLKKIAGIGIAYQMHGLVLTDENLNPVRSSIIWCDSRAASIGDEVYNKMGTVNCQQEILGSPGNFTASKLKWVKDNEPEIFAKAKYMMLPGDFIAAKLSKVAQISTSGLSEAALWNFPEGKLATKILSQMGLSSDIVPEIVSSFGVQATIHLEIAQELGLNPDAKITYRAGDQPNNALSLNVLKPGEIATTAGTSAVVYAVSDEDVYDKKNRINTFLHVNNTEAEKRNGVLLCINGSGILYQWLRKIMSVDRTDLIAYEKLNAEAAKVEAGSNGLRFYPFGNGVERIFNNKNATSGIQNLNFNIHQPSHLVRAACEGIVFAMNYGFDVMKEIGVSGNVVRAGNSNLFLSPVFREIFTNTTQTTLELYNTSGAEGAARGAAFGLGYYNSLEEAFQGLQCLDRIEPNKILTSQYQDLYQEWKSQIKIEQ
- the xylA gene encoding xylose isomerase, whose product is MSTTNQYFKNIDTIKFEGRESDNPLAFKWYDENRIVAGKTLKEHLRFSMAYWHTLCNTGGDPFGASTETFSWDKNENVILRAKDKMDAAFEFMTKLGLPYYCFHDVDVVDDAPTLAEFETRIQTMVEYAKQKQQESGIKLLWGTSNLFSNPRYMNGAATNPNFDVLAYAGAQAKIAIDATIALGGENYVFWGGREGYMSLLNTDMKRELDHLGRFLNTCKDYARKEGFKGNFLIEPKPMEPTKHQYDYDAATSLGFINKYGLQNDFKLNLEVNHATLAGHSFEHELQVAVDAGMLGSIDANRGDYQNGWDTDQFPINLQEVTQAMLVILEGGGIQGGGVNFDAKVRRNSIDLEDKFIAHISGMDVFARGLICADQILQNTDYKKLRTQRYSSFDAGNGAKFENGELSLEDLSKIARASGEPQPLSGRQELFEQIISNAY
- a CDS encoding TonB-dependent receptor yields the protein MKSKHCLKTTSLSFCMALLLSVFTMQSGFAQQQSQVVSGNVKSAEDGMGVPGATVAIEGTKTGTSTDFDGNFKLEAKEGSVIVISFMGFKPQRVTVGTQKTINVTLQTEAADLKEVVVIGYGSQKKTLVTNAVTQVSGDNLAKTNTTNALQALQGQAAGLQITSTSGQPGEALKVVIRGVGSVAGSSPLYVVDGILTGDISYLSNSDIESISVLKDAASAAIYGSQAANGVVLVTTKKGKRGTAGKITFDQYYGVQSVARKVDLLNATEYATILNEAAVNSGKNPYFTNSQIAGLGNGTNWMDKMFTDNAATKNFSFGASGGSDASVYSTSLAYLGQEGVVGGPDLSDYQRYNFRFNSEHKLYKDVVTIGQNLSFAYVDKNGIGVGNQYSNSLRSAFQVSPLLPMYDSNGNYFDTTNSTEPWLAGTANPYALMKYTNQNESNNQKLLGNVYLQIEPIKNLTFKTTLGLDYYVSEGHAYTPVYRLSIYANTAFDKVNQNMSKNKSITWDNLVSYKFNVASNHHVEAMLGTSFIKYDGTSVDVTNADSVFNDLEHAWIDNTTNKDGAKIAIKGKKEENRLMSYFGRLNYNFNEKYLLNATLRADGSSKFAPGNQWGYFPSVSGGWVASNEEFLRDSKVLNFLKLRASWGQVGNQSIRSFQYLSLIKSNNTNYTFGDTEGVLTPGAYPQNLSNTNVKWETSEQIDLGLDARFLNNALNVSFDVYQKTNKNWLVLAPILATAGADAPFINGGDVVNKGVELSLNYQNKIGDFNYSISANGAYNKNEVGKIPTIDGLIHGLSNELYDNAGEFYRAQNGQPLGYFWGYKTGGVFQNQAQIDNYKSANGVVLQPNAAPGDLIYVNTNGDDKIDGTDKTNIGNPNPDFTYGFSLSGSYKAFDFSLMANGVAGNQIVQSYRNQAGAYGNYTSAILDRWHGEGSSNTIPRVTEDNRNFTQFSDLYVQNGDFLRISTVTLGFDLAKMKQSKPFFASQFRVYFSVLNLYTFTKYNGMDPEIGFGSSNDDQKFSSGVDVGYYPRPRTFMLGLNVKL
- a CDS encoding RagB/SusD family nutrient uptake outer membrane protein, which encodes MKNTYLYIFCLTLLSLGSCSLETEPLVQQTDTNFYKTTDDAFSALVGCYDGLQVATGASGLGVPVISEVMSDDCFGGTGNSDGYNYAAIDEFDISRSPSDVDMLNGNWIAYYKALYRCNVFLSKMDQIDWKGDTALKNTYTSETRFIRAYLYFEMARLWGSVPLLTAPSSDNIPQAAPEEIYKVIAEDLVFASNNLPSVAYNATTSGRITKWAAKSLLGRVYLYYTGYYGKTDLAGVVTKAQALGHLEDVIASSGHGLVDDFSTLWPAASVDKYAGEGNKEIVFSVKYSYTSDYNGNTDGNHWMVMFGMREFSSYPYGRGWGVTVNSKLWKAYSATDTRRTASVIGIDEEKIKFDKINNQREYTGYYNKKYSPMVDKDGKDMPLVMGSQYWDIGQFQDYVVLRYADVLLMAAELGSGSAQTYFDNVRRRAYKDNFTALPVNADNILNERHLEFALEGIRYWDLLRQGVGKASTTIAETTTLLNGGVAATKTISAAKIQATKGLQQIPNTQITLSGGVLKQNAGW